DNA from Gramella sp. MAR_2010_147:
GAACCAGGGCGCGAATTTAAATGCGGTAAAAGAATTATTGGGTCACTCCAGTTTAGCAGCGACTCAGGTCTACACCCATAACAGCATTGCCGAATTGAGTAAAATTCACCAAAACGCTCATCCCCGGAACAATAAGAATTAACTTAACCTTTTGTTTAATTAAATTCTATTGGATATGAAAATGAATTTGCAGTCTGTGAACTTCAATGCCGACCAAAAGCTAATTGACTTCACTCAAAAGAAACTTGATAAACTGGATACTTACTTTGACAAGATTATTCATGCCGATGTTTATTTTAAAGTTCAAAATACTAGTGGGAAAGATAATAAGATTACCGAAATTTTGCTAAGTGTTCCTGGTGGAGATATTATGGTTAAAAAGACCTGTAATAAATTTGAAGCTTGTGTAGATGAATGTGTTAGTTCGCTTCAAAGACAGTTAATTAAGAAAAAGGAAAAAATGAGCTCACATGTTTAGCTAATTTTTTTTAAAATTATTTTTTGATAAAGGAATAATTTATATACATTTGCAGTCCGTTAGAAATAGCGGACTTTTTTATGCTGAAAAAGTAGCATAAAAGGCCGATGTAGCTCAGCTGGCTAGAGCAGCTGATTTGTAATCAGCAGGTCGTGGGTTCGAGTCCCTCCATCGGCTCTTGAAATACTGAAATCACCGAAGTTTCAGAGATAATTTGAAATTTAAGTCCTTAAGGATTAATAAATTGAAAAAAATCTTCTGAAATTTTAAAAAATGCTTTGGATGGTGCTTCAAATTTACTTTAATTTGCAGCCGTTTTAAAACCATCAGAAGCTTAGCTGTTTCAGCTACGGTTCTATGAAATAGTGGTAAAATTGGGGAGATACTCAAGCGGCCAACGAGGGCAGACTGTAAATCTGCTGACTACGTCTTCGCAGGTTCGAATCCTGCTCTCCCCACAAAGATTTTATGAAAATTGCGAAGAAAACTCATTTTCTAAAGCGATTGAATAAAAAGCTTAGTAAGGGGTCACCCTTACGGATCATCAAATTTATTTGATAATCCTTAAATATATGTAATGCGGGAGTAGCTCAGTTGGTAGAGCGTCAGCCTTCCAAGCTGAATGTCGCCGGTTCGAACCCGGTCTCCCGCTCTAAATTAAATTGAATCAAGATGTCCCCCGGTACAGGGTAGTTTGAAATTCAGGTTTTGTAGCCTTTAATTTTGAATCTATTCTTTTAAAACCAAATTATGGGTTGTGTCGGCAATGTTACCTCAGTCTTGATCGTGTCCATAAGCCCTAGTAGGTTTATGGTTATTGCTGTTTGAAACAGTCAATTGTCTGGCCGACGTAGCTCAGGGGTAGAGCGTTTCCTTGGTAAGGAAGAGGTCATGGGTTCAATTCCCATCGTTGGCTCTAGTTTTGTATAAAATTGAACACTAATATATAACTAAGATTAAATAAGTATTAATTATGGCAAAGGAAACTTACGATCGTTCCAAACCGCACCTAAATATTGGTACAATTGGACACGTAGATCACGGAAAAACTACTTTAACTGCAGCGATTACTAAAGTGATGGCTGATGCTGGATATTCAGAAGCTAGTGCGTTTGATCAAATTGATAACGCTCCAGAAGAGAAGGAAAGAGGTATTACTATTAACTCTTCTCACGTTGAGTACTCAACTGAGAAGCGTCACTATGCGCACGTTGACTGTCCAGGTCACGCCGATTACGTAAAGAACATGGTAACTGGTGCTGCTCAGATGGACGGTGCTATTCTTGTTGTTGCTGCGACTGATGGTCCTATGCCACAAACTCGTGAGCACATCCTTCTTGGACGCCAGGTTGGTATCCCAAGAATTGTTGTATTCTTGAATAAAGTTGACCTTGTTGATGATGAGGAGCTTTTAGAGCTTGTTGAGATGGAAGTAAGAGATCTTCTTTCTTTCTACGAGTATGATGGTGATAATGGTCCTGTAATTTCAGGTTCTGCACTTGGAGCTTTAGAAGGTGATGAGAAATGGTCTAAGACTGTTCTTGATCTTATGGAAGCTGTAGATACTTGGATTGAACTTCCTCAGCGTGATGTTGATAAAGCATTCTTAATGCCTATCGAAGATGTATTCTCTATTACAGGTCGTGGTACTGTTGCAACTGGTCGTATTGAGACTGGTGTAGCTAACACTGGAGATCCTGTAGAGATCATTGGTATGGGAGCTGGAAAACTTACTTCTACTATTACTGGAGTTGAGATGTTCCGTAAGATTCTTGATAGAGGTGAAGCTGGAGATAACGTTGGTATCCTTCTAAGAGGTATTGAAAAGACTCAGATTTCTAGAGGTATGGTAATCACTAAGCCTGGATCTGTAACTCCTCACGCTAAATTCAAAGCAGAGGTTTATATCCTTAAGAAAGAAGAAGGTGGACGTCACACTCCATTCCATAATAACTACCGTCCTCAGTTCTACGTACGTACAACTGATGTTACAGGAACAATTAATCTTCCTGATGGTGTAGAAATGGTAATGCCAGGTGATAACCTTACAATTACAGTTGAGCTTATTCAGCCTATCGCAATGAACCAGGGACTTCGTTTCGCTATCCGTGAAGGTGGTAGAACTGTAGGTGCTGGTCAGGTAACTGAAATTCTAGACTAAGAATTATCTTAATATAAAAAGGTATCCCGTGAAGAGCGGGATACCTTCACTTATATTTACGGGTTTAGCTCAGTTGGTAGAGCACTGGTCTCCAAAACCAGGTGTCGGGAGTTCGAGCCTCTCAACCCGTGCAAATATCTTTTTATAAAATGGCAGGAATTGTTAATTACATATCAGAATCATATAACGAGTTAAGAAACCACGTTACCTGGACAAGCTGGTCTGAAGCTCAAAGGCTTACAGTGATTGTTGCAGT
Protein-coding regions in this window:
- the raiA gene encoding ribosome-associated translation inhibitor RaiA; protein product: MKMNLQSVNFNADQKLIDFTQKKLDKLDTYFDKIIHADVYFKVQNTSGKDNKITEILLSVPGGDIMVKKTCNKFEACVDECVSSLQRQLIKKKEKMSSHV
- the tuf gene encoding elongation factor Tu → MAKETYDRSKPHLNIGTIGHVDHGKTTLTAAITKVMADAGYSEASAFDQIDNAPEEKERGITINSSHVEYSTEKRHYAHVDCPGHADYVKNMVTGAAQMDGAILVVAATDGPMPQTREHILLGRQVGIPRIVVFLNKVDLVDDEELLELVEMEVRDLLSFYEYDGDNGPVISGSALGALEGDEKWSKTVLDLMEAVDTWIELPQRDVDKAFLMPIEDVFSITGRGTVATGRIETGVANTGDPVEIIGMGAGKLTSTITGVEMFRKILDRGEAGDNVGILLRGIEKTQISRGMVITKPGSVTPHAKFKAEVYILKKEEGGRHTPFHNNYRPQFYVRTTDVTGTINLPDGVEMVMPGDNLTITVELIQPIAMNQGLRFAIREGGRTVGAGQVTEILD
- the secE gene encoding preprotein translocase subunit SecE, translating into MAGIVNYISESYNELRNHVTWTSWSEAQRLTVIVAVFSIIFSLAIWGVDTLFSGAIEQYFEWVKS